A single window of Verrucomicrobiota bacterium DNA harbors:
- a CDS encoding Gfo/Idh/MocA family oxidoreductase produces the protein MNPTSRRIFLRNTALAGAAIPAAPFARAAEPRKLRTALIGSGWWGKNILKEAMASGRCTVAALADCDSRALQIAGEQVTDLSGDKPRLHRDYREMLATEKPDVVIIATPDHWHALQSIASVNAGAHVFVEKPTGHTVNESKAMLAAARKTGRMVQVGLHRRIGPHHVNAMKFLRDGNVGKVGAVRLFVHYRGERELPRPNSAPPATMDWELWCGPAPKRPFNTKLHPGGWRQFLDYGNGQLGDWGVHWLDQVVWWSEEKYPRRIFSSGGRPIAGAPVNNDTEMTTDSPDHQVATYEFEQFTVTWEHRKFAENKAEKHNVGAYFYGTKGTLHIGWRDGWTFYPADSKAKTIHEDSQLQEPDGHNLKLLWADFLAAIDTGRKPVADIESAHRSSVLPMLGMMSLKLGRSLQWDGAKEQVIGDAEANTLLSRPYRAPWQYPAG, from the coding sequence ATGAACCCGACGTCACGCAGGATCTTCCTCCGCAACACCGCGCTCGCCGGCGCCGCGATTCCCGCGGCGCCGTTCGCGCGTGCCGCCGAACCGCGCAAGCTGCGCACCGCGCTCATCGGCTCGGGTTGGTGGGGCAAGAACATCCTCAAGGAGGCGATGGCTTCGGGTCGTTGCACGGTGGCGGCGCTCGCGGATTGCGACTCGCGCGCGCTGCAAATCGCGGGCGAGCAGGTGACCGACCTGAGCGGCGACAAGCCCAGGCTGCACCGCGATTACCGCGAGATGCTCGCAACGGAGAAACCCGATGTGGTCATCATCGCCACGCCCGACCACTGGCACGCGCTGCAGTCCATCGCGTCGGTCAACGCGGGCGCGCATGTGTTCGTCGAAAAGCCCACGGGGCACACCGTCAACGAGAGCAAGGCCATGCTCGCGGCGGCGCGGAAGACCGGCAGGATGGTGCAGGTCGGCCTTCACCGGCGCATCGGTCCGCACCACGTGAACGCGATGAAGTTCCTCCGCGACGGAAACGTGGGCAAGGTCGGCGCCGTCCGGCTGTTCGTCCATTACCGCGGCGAGCGGGAATTGCCCCGGCCGAACAGCGCGCCACCGGCGACGATGGATTGGGAGCTGTGGTGCGGCCCCGCGCCGAAGCGGCCCTTCAACACGAAGCTGCACCCCGGCGGGTGGCGGCAGTTCCTCGACTACGGCAACGGCCAGCTTGGCGATTGGGGCGTCCACTGGCTCGACCAGGTGGTGTGGTGGAGCGAGGAGAAGTATCCGAGGCGCATTTTCTCAAGCGGCGGCCGGCCGATCGCGGGCGCGCCGGTGAACAACGACACTGAGATGACCACCGACTCGCCGGATCATCAGGTGGCGACGTATGAGTTCGAGCAGTTCACGGTGACGTGGGAGCACCGGAAGTTCGCCGAGAACAAGGCCGAGAAGCACAACGTGGGCGCCTACTTCTACGGCACGAAGGGAACGCTGCACATTGGCTGGCGCGACGGCTGGACTTTTTATCCCGCCGACTCGAAGGCGAAGACGATTCACGAAGACTCGCAACTGCAGGAGCCCGACGGCCACAACTTGAAGCTGCTGTGGGCGGACTTCCTCGCGGCGATCGACACGGGGCGCAAGCCGGTGGCGGACATCGAGAGCGCCCACCGCTCGTCCGTGCTGCCGATGCTCGGCATGATGTCCCTCAAACTCGGCCGCAGCCTGCAGTGGGACGGGGCAAAGGAGCAGGTCATCGGCGACGCCGAGGCGAACACGCTGCTCAGCCGGCCGTATCGTGCGCCGTGGCAGTATCCCGCCGGGTGA
- a CDS encoding fumarylacetoacetate hydrolase family protein, protein MAAIGRFQKGDDVFFAKVVDGDLFRLRGDVFGSPSFDKKAMSVKGVKTLTPVQPSKIIAVGLNYADHARESGKPIPKEPLFWLKATTSLLPDGGKIEIPFPAHRTDYEAELAIVIGRRVRNVTPAAAARYIFGYTSAEDISDRTIQNSESQWARCKSFDTFTPLGPYVETKIDPHDLTIQLFQNGQLRQNSNTSQLIFNCYQLVSFISTNMTLLPGDVIVTGTPSGVGPIESGDRLEVRIQGLAPLVNTVK, encoded by the coding sequence ATGGCAGCCATTGGCCGGTTTCAGAAAGGCGACGACGTTTTTTTTGCAAAGGTGGTGGACGGAGATCTGTTCCGCCTTCGGGGTGACGTCTTTGGTTCCCCCTCGTTTGACAAGAAGGCGATGTCGGTGAAGGGCGTCAAGACGCTCACGCCCGTGCAGCCCTCGAAGATCATCGCGGTCGGGCTGAATTACGCCGACCACGCGCGGGAGTCCGGCAAGCCCATCCCCAAGGAGCCGCTCTTCTGGCTCAAGGCCACCACGTCGTTGCTGCCGGACGGCGGCAAGATCGAGATCCCGTTTCCCGCGCACCGCACCGACTACGAGGCCGAGCTGGCGATCGTCATCGGCCGGCGCGTGCGCAACGTCACGCCGGCTGCCGCCGCGCGCTACATCTTCGGCTACACCTCGGCCGAGGACATCAGCGACCGCACGATCCAAAACTCCGAGAGCCAGTGGGCGCGCTGCAAGAGCTTCGACACCTTCACGCCGCTCGGGCCTTACGTGGAGACGAAGATCGACCCGCACGACCTGACCATCCAGCTCTTCCAGAACGGCCAGCTCCGGCAGAACTCCAACACGAGCCAGCTCATCTTCAACTGCTACCAGCTCGTGAGCTTCATTTCCACAAACATGACGCTGCTGCCCGGCGACGTGATCGTCACCGGCACACCCAGCGGCGTCGGGCCCATCGAGAGCGGCGACCGCCTCGAAGTGCGCATCCAGGGCCTCGCGCCGCTGGTGAACACGGTGAAGTGA